In Besnoitia besnoiti strain Bb-Ger1 chromosome I, whole genome shotgun sequence, the genomic window CACACTCGCGTAacttctccgtcgccgcggcgcgaggcctccaAAAGCTCATATTTTGCGCTAGTGCGCCAAGCAGACTCCCCTGAGGCACTCGCCTACGCATCGCCAGCTTTTTTTTCgccccctccgcggccgccttcggccgcgcacgcccgcgaggcgtcgcgggagCCTTCGTCTTGCCTGTAGAGAAAtaaaaaaaaaggaaaataCCCAGCAAAGCGGAGTGTGGACATGCCACGTCTCGTGACGTGTGGGGACGTCTCGCTCaaggagaggacgacgagggagaagagagactgGCGAGCGCACGGGCCCGCCTCCCCTATGGCAAGCGAAAAGCTGCAAACCTtacccccctcccccttctcttcttgcgcCAAGAAATTTCTGTTTCCTTCCTTTACACGTCTTCTGCTCTCccgcgcttccgcctcttcttccgcgcctcagGCAATCCGCGGTTCGAACCCACGCCTGTGAACTGTTTCTCTACAGAGCCCTGGTACGCCCCTTatccccgccccccccccccccccctcctcagTTGGCGGTCTTTGCTTactgcgcgcgagaagccccTGGAAGAAGTTCTGCAGCGAGGCtgactctgcggcgccgctgccatCGTGGGGCGTCAAGTTtgcgctgccggcgggcgcgattGAGCCAGGCTTCCCGGGTGCCCCGGAGCGCATGCGAGGGACTTctggccgcgagcgcgccttgTCGaccgaggcgtcgccgctcaaATTCAGGCTGGGGACAGTGGCCTTCGAGTGAACCTCTGACCGCGACATGGTCGTCGAAGGCTGAATCGAAATCATGGGCCGCGAAATCGAGCCGACGCTGCGCCGACCAGACTCGGAACgctgagaagaaaagaggcaGTCATATCGCAAATGAACTCGAACGCATGCGGCAAACACAACCCCTCAATACCGACGCACGCAGAAACCAGCAGCGCcacatctatctatctatatacatacgtatacatacacgTATGTGTGGATAGATGAATACTTGCTTACGCATATATaagtttatatatatatatatatatatataaaaccctaaaccctaaaccctatatatatatatatatatatatatatatatatatatatatatatatagagagagagagagagagagagagagagaaagcgagcgaAATAGCAGACGTCTCGCGTCTGCAAAAACCCTCGGACGTGGCTGAGTTGGAATAAGCATTGACAACCaagacgcgagagacaaGTATCTACCTATCAATCTTCCTATCGATCTATCTATGACGGTGAATATCCGCGTACCCCGAAGCTCGAGGTCATGCTGCCCTGGCCGttgaggaggagagagaggcgccgctcgccgagcggtttcgcggcgacggcggcggtcgGGTACTGCTCTTCCATCAGCCGCAGGAATTCTTGCATCGTCTGAATCGGGACTGTGGTGTTCCCCGTGTCATCGAGCTGCGAAGAAATcagaagagacgcgaaagGAAAGATTGGCGGATGTCGTACAGGCCTCCCACGAGCTCCAACCGGAAGATAGGGTTCGAGATCCCGTTAGGCAAAAGAGAGTCACAaaaactgaaaaaaaaacagacgaAAAGACCAAGAAGGAGACGACCTGCGAAGCTCCGTAGCatgcgaggcagccgccaaAACTGCGAAAAGGCCGGGAAACGACAAATGCCTTCCACCTGCGACAGATGACGCAGAGAAACTCTCACCTTCTTTGATTCCGTGCTCCGAGTAATCCACGCCTCGTACGGTTTCTGTATCAAAGCAAGAAAACAAACAAATAAGGAGTCTCGCAATTGCACTCTCCACTCTATCCTCCGCTCAGCACCAGCTTTTTTTTGCGTCCTTGCGGGCGTGAAGCCGCCCAAGTCTACAGAGGAGTCGACGCATGCATAGGGGCATGGCGCCCCTGCGTGTgtccgcagaagaagagatcGGCCGAGACGCTGAGCGTGGAAGGCCTGAACCCAGCCCAttcctcgctttcctctcATGTGCTCCCTTTCTACTTggctgcgccttctggcgTTTCCCGTTATATCGTCTTCTCAAAGGCTTATTTGCCCCGGTTATTCGTgtttcgtctcgcgcgcctcaccTCGAAAGTCTCTGCGACCGTCTTCGCCATCGCTCGCCTGCAAAGACGCACCGACGACAGAATGCGAGTGCTCGACAAGGCTTATAAAAAGCGTAGGAACGCAATGAAAACaactcgcgcgaggcctACGAATGCGTCATGCGGGTGCAGCACCACACTCCGCGAAGATTATGCACtccgcgcagaaaaaaaaaacttaCTCGATGTCGTCCGTCGTGTCGCAGCCCGCCGGCATGAAAAACGCCTCGGGGTCatccgtcgccggcgtcgctctgcagGAAGAACAGAcgcagcgacgaagaggtGAAGGGGAGCTCTGACGCACGCTTTCATCAATTTGAAGCAATTTTTTCCCGAACCCGCTTTCGCACATTTAGAATTCCCTTTTTTCTGGGAGGGACAACGCGCTTACctgaagaagcagcgacagaggcgatGCATCAAGTAGCGGTAGAGCAAAAACAGATTCTTCGGGCTGCGCAGAGCAAGACAAACGCATCCAGTTTGCGTCAAATCATTATTTCTGCCTTGCGTTTCGGCCTCTGAACGCCTCCACAAAAACAGAGTCCAGTATGCGGCGACCCCggtcgcgcgaggctccaTCGAGAGGGCACACAACCCCCACAGAACAAGTACAACAAGGCTGTGGAATCCATCAAAAGCCGCCAAACAATATGCAAATACATATCTATAATACGCATATACATCAatgtatctatctacatAGGTATATAAAAACgtatgtgtatacatatacataatTGAACGGAGTAGCTGAGGCTCTGAGTTTGCCTCTTAGAACGTTTCGCCTGAACACGCACGGCgctcttttcctctttttgcCTTTTGATTTTATTTGTAAAAATAGATGTGATACGTAAAATAGTCTCTAAAAAACAAGAGCTCATTCAGTGAATTAGATTCTTTTAAAATGTGTGTAAATCAATCAGAAATAGAGAGTAACTTCGAAGTTGAACACACCTCGATTTGCCGCGCGGCCCGCAGTCTGCTTCCAGTCcgtgcgtgcatgcatatatacacaaaTGTATATAGCTCGGAAAACTCGGCGTAACTGTCTCTGTATGCGTGAACGTTTGGCGGAGCCCTACTTCTTTTCGTCTCGGGCGTTGCAggagaagagggcggcgTTGAATTTGAGGCACTCGCGTCGCAGGTACGCCATCATGATGTCGATCTGACCCATGCTCTGACGCGTATTCATCTGCTGGTATGCATCAGAGCGCGTCACCGCGACCACCACGGGGAcagggaaggaggcggcgttgtcctccgccgcgccgtcagCTTTGGGCACGACCTCGAGGAGTTTCTGCGCCTGAGGCCCGGAACCCGAAGCAAAAAGACGCACAGACAGACAGCACAATGCATGCGGATCGCCGTCTACACGCGAGGAAAAAAAGCGACGAAGTGACGCCCCTTCAACGCTCTTGAGGCCtaggccgcggagacagcaccGCGACACGCGAAAACGACCGAGGGCCTTCTTTCTTTGTCtcgaaagagagaggcgcgcgagtcaCGCGTACGTGGCAAGTGCTTCACAGCTGTCGCCTGAAAGAGCGTCAGCGAACGCAGTCCACTCCTTGAAGGCCTCTTCTACACTCGCGTGCAGCGCGACATGCAGGATACCTACGGggtcgcagccgcgcgaggctctcgagaGTCGAGAGAAGCTGCGGTTGCCACGCGACGACGGTCAAGTCTCCGCGCAGAGCGCACGCGTATGATGCATCATGtgtctttctccttctctcctctgtcgcaGTCTTTCTTTCTCGCAGCGGCTTGCCGCCTTGCCCACGGTCTCCCCTGcgttgcctcttctctcgcacTCGATTCGAGTCCTTCTCccccgtctccgctcgctcACCTCGTCGTTGCCGATGGCGGCTGAGCTGCCAAACTGCTGGAGGTCGAGGAGCGCCGTGGCCGCGCGGGTCACGCCCGTGTTAAGGGCGTTCCGGCGGTAGTTCGCCAAGTATCTCTGCACTGAGGAGAAGCGCAAACATCGCACGACGCCACCACTGCTCACAAAAATCCGTCGCTGAATGCGTTGGCCTCCTTCCGCGGCCTTTCGCAGCCTCAAACCGCCTACACCTTGTCGCCCTCGACCTCTCTGCAGAGTTTCGAGGGCGACActggccgccgcagctcctcaAGAAGCGAACTGTAGACACAGAACTCTCCCTCGACACACGGAAGgacggctgcagacgcctctcCATGCATACAGAACGCTACACACTCAAAGTGCTTCAGCCGCCACCATGTGAAAGGACATGCGCTTCAGCTACTTCTCAGATGAGGCGAATTCCTCgctcgaggcggcagccCAGTTGTGCGCCGGCCTTACTGTCGCTTTTGAGTTTGTCTTGAGTCTGCAAGTCCTGCTGCGAAAGCAGCGAATTCGTGATTTGCTCGGCGACTCTGAGCCACTTCTGCAACTCGTCCATCGCAGACCACGCCTGGCGCATGTCGAGGCAGATCAAAAAACAGAGGTGCGAGATCGCTGAGGCCGGCAGCATCCCCGCAATCCGTTCCCTACGAAGCAAGAAGCAGACAACTCAGTCTCCAGCATCTAAAGAAAATTTGAACGCGTCacccgccttcctctgccaCGTCGCGGACTGCATCCTACAGGCCTACCCACATGAAGGCATCCCCGGCCCTCCAAGTGATCTCTGCTGTTGTACCAGAAGCCAGACCCACGCGCAGATATACATCTACCTATCTGATCTATCCATTCCTGAATATCAATACATTTCTGAATAGACATCTAATCCTATACCTGTTTCgttctatctatctgtacTTTTCTATCTCTATATACCGATCTGTCTGTTTCAATCGACCTGCATATCATTCTCTACCTAAATATCTGCCCATAACTATCTGTCTACCTAATtccgtctctctctatatGCATAGTGCTTGCGGATGTCTGCATGTCTGACGGGCCTTACGCCATTTCTGGGTTCTGGATGATGTAAACGTTCGCGTAGGATTGCGCATCGACAGTGGCgatgtcttcttcgtcgtcgaggCACCGCTGACCGAGGTACGCGTAGTCGAGAAGCGACACGCCGCCAGTGTTGCTGTAGGTCTCCACGCGCGACAACGGACGGATGCTCCCCAGGGCCTGCAGATGCCGCAGCAGTGTGCTTTTGcccgcgtcgcaggcgcctgcgagaaaaaaaaaggcgacgcagcgcgtgaggagagcggaagcgACCTTGAGTCGCAGACAAACTCAACAGCTCAGAGAAGGCGGGActgccggccgcagcctccagaCGGGCGAGAACGGCGCGCCgtgggaagaagagacagcagaaggCCCCGACGacaaggagagggagagagaaaacgacttGCGAAAAAACATGCCGCGGACCCCTTTACGCCGCATGTCAAGGTGCTGTTTTACGCCTTCACACACAGGAAAACGAATTCAAACGACTGAGTCACGAGCACGCATACGGCGCACGAGCCCAGAcccatacatgcatatatatatatatatatatatatatatatatatatatatatatatatatatatatatatatatatatgcatgcaggcgTGGGAGTCCACgaacacatgcatacatgcccatggatatatatatatatatatatatgaaggCACCTACacggaaagagagagagacatatACGCACACGACGGCGGAAGAACGACTGcaatagacatatatatatatgtatacgttacaatatatatatatatatatatatatgtatatatacgttaTTCATGTCTCagggagacggagaggcgtTGAGGCTCCTACCTAGCATGAGGATGTACGAGTCGGGTTTGTCTGCAGTTTTCACGggccgcgcgtcggcgaggaCTTGCTGCCAGAGGCTGCCTTTCACATTCGCCGCGCTGAGAGGCGCGGATTTTCCGGCGACTTGTAAatctcgtctctcgctgcctttttcgccttccttcGCTCTCAAGGCAGCCGCGCTGGAAGCCATGCGCGAGGGGAGGGCGTTCAGCGAACTGGCGCCTCTCGACGAAAAGCTGGGGATGCTTTTGCGCGACACAGAAGCCACCGAGccgaggcgcttctccgtcgcgaCGACTAACGAGGCCTTCCGCTCCGCTGGGGGCGTCCAAGTGGCCTCGGCGGATCTGTCGTCCGCAGGGGCAACGGGCTCCGCCTtgggcgcctcggccgctggaggctcgttcgctgcctcctcctgcgccgtACCATCGTTGTTCTCCCCGTTTTtcccctcctccgcagctcccTTGCCGACTGAGGACGACGACTGAGAAGGTTGCacggacgcaggcgcctcctcctccgccgccgcttccgccgcctcagagGCCGCTTCGGTggcgtccttctcttctttcggctcgccttcgccggtctccgcggTGGGAagggcctcctcctctggcgccggagtctcctctgccctctgcggctgttCCTCTGAGCTCATGATGCAGGGCaaagagagggaagaaaaagcgaaaaaaaaagaagcgacgccgccgtgCGAACCCTGGGGAGAAGAAACAGAGCAGAACGCCGCCGGAAAAGGCAGACAGTttgaaaaaagaaaaaaagaggaacCACACTGGGCACGAGCCTGCGAAGGCTGGAAACCGTTTCCGCCCTCGCGTTTTTCGGTGTGCTCTGTAGGAAGAATCAAAGCGTTAAACAAAAGTCACAAAACAGAGCGAAAAGCGCCTTTCCTCACTTAGCCGGGTGAAAAACAAAGACTGGGGTTAAATATGTCCCTGTACGAATTCTTGCTCCTTAAGTCATTCGCATTTCCCTtcgaggcccgcggaggaACCGCTTCTGAACGCTGCGGGAAGTCCTCGTTCGACAGAACCCGAGACGCATTGAAGAAGGAGACCGAAAGAAAtgacgaggagaaaaaaagcgactAAGACACAAAGTGGGAGCGCATGTAACTCTCTTCCCCTGCCTGGAAATCAGGCCGAAAGCTCGTTGAGCTGCACGGTTATACCACAAAGGCCGGCAGGGCAGCTCGCCGAGGCGGGTCGGATGAATGCGTGTGCAAATCCTCTGTCCGCTTTTCACAAAGTTGTTTTTTCTGAAAAGAAGACAGACCTCGTTCATCTTCTGGACGCTTGCACTACAGAGGAAAGGGGAAAGGGATTATTTTGCCTTCAACTCCACGAAAACTCCTCAAACCTTTGAAGCGAAGCGCTGCGCATGTGAGAGCtagccccctccccccgagGCTCCGGATCGCCTGACTACGGATTTTCCGCGCTTTTCTTGCGCCAAAACGCGACATTCGCCGACCCAGTCCGCGAAGCGGTGACACAGAGATGATGGAGTGAAACTGCCTGCCGCTTTCCGCCGCAACTCGCGTGGGGAATCCTCTCCACTCGGCAGGTCTCCCCGGTCTCCCGCCTGTATGTCTCCGCGCTTACTGGCGGCGATGATAGTGCCCAGCCACACACAAGCAACTGGGCTACCGCTTTATTTGTTTTCcttccgcggctgtctcGGCGTTCGGTGCATGGGACCTTTATTGTGAAATCCATCAAGGTTTTTGCACACACCGGCCGAGGGGGCGTTTTCCTTCCACCGAAAACGAGGCAACACGGAACACTGCGATTTCTTCGAGTTGACAAGGCGTATATGTATCTACGTATACgtgtgtacatatatataccaGAACTACAGAGAAGCATGCAGGAGTGCAACGTGTGCCCCTTGGCCAAAAATACAaagcgcagcctcgcggggGCTTGCACCACAGTTGTatgcgcagcctccgcctccaaCACGTGCTTGCATACGTaaacatagatatatataaacaCGTACttacgtatatatatttatctatataGAAATATACGCAAGATTCCGCGACGCCCCATTCAGTGCGACTTTGCTCTATTCCACTCGTGAGGGGTTCTCTACGATGACGGAAGGAGTTTACCATCAAAACTGCTGAGCCGGTACACACGGTACCAGTATTGCTGCGCCTGTACAGATCTACACGCATGCTTACGCCTACACAGCCTCGGCTATCCTTTCAGCGGTAGCATAGTATGCATATCAAGACTTCTGACGCGATTGCTGAAAGGTCCGGAGCTGCAAAGGCTTTCTCGGCTATCTGGTATCTGGGTCAAACGTTCTGCTCTTGAGCACGCGAGCTTCTTAGCTCAGCCACGGGCTGGTGATGCCCATGCTGTGTGACGTCGACAAACGTGACTGGCTTCCCAGCAACGACGACTCAACCAAGACTGCAGTACTTCGAGCTGGCTGAAGTAAACAAGGCCTTGCTTGCATTGCGAACTGAACCTTTACCTCGCCGCACCGTCATCaacgcgcgtctctccgcctctaGGCCCTGGGCGCGACGGAAGATAAGAGTCACCTTGCTGTGCCTCTTTATATCCTCTTTCTATTTTTAGACTGCACAGCCAAGAGCCGGGTCTGACATGAGTGCTTGAAGTGTCTTTTG contains:
- a CDS encoding hypothetical protein (encoded by transcript BESB_005600) yields the protein MSSEEQPQRAEETPAPEEEALPTAETGEGEPKEEKDATEAASEAAEAAAEEEAPASVQPSQSSSSVGKGAAEEGKNGENNDGTAQEEAANEPPAAEAPKAEPVAPADDRSAEATWTPPAERKASLVVATEKRLGSVASVSRKSIPSFSSRGASSLNALPSRMASSAAALRAKEGEKGSERRDLQVAGKSAPLSAANVKGSLWQQVLADARPVKTADKPDSYILMLGACDAGKSTLLRHLQALGSIRPLSRVETYSNTGGVSLLDYAYLGQRCLDDEEDIATVDAQSYANVYIIQNPEMAERIAGMLPASAISHLCFLICLDMRQAWSAMDELQKWLRVAEQITNSLLSQQDLQTQDKLKSDMQRYLANYRRNALNTGVTRAATALLDLQQFGSSAAIGNDEAQKLLEVVPKADGAAEDNAASFPVPVVVAVTRSDAYQQMNTRQSMGQIDIMMAYLRRECLKFNAALFSCNARDEKNPKNLFLLYRYLMHRLCRCFFRATPATDDPEAFFMPAGCDTTDDIERAMAKTVAETFEKPYEAWITRSTESKKLDDTGNTTVPIQTMQEFLRLMEEQYPTAAVAAKPLGERRLSLLLNGQGSMTSSFGRSESGRRSVGSISRPMISIQPSTTMSRSEVHSKATVPSLNLSGDASVDKARSRPEVPRMRSGAPGKPGSIAPAGSANLTPHDGSGAAESASLQNFFQGLLARSKTKAPATPRGRARPKAAAEGAKKKLAMRRRVPQGSLLGALAQNMSFWRPRAAATEKLRECDDAAREHKSLCWASPGLQKEDG